Genomic DNA from Halomonas sp. BDJS001:
GCACTTCCCCGACGCTATCCGTGGCCAATGGCAAGCCTAAGTACACCACTTGGTTGGTAATGCCCGAGTCTGCCACTTCCAGCGCGGAAGGCTCTAAATCATCCTCAGGCAACTGGAAGGCAACGCCATCGGGCATGACGCCGCTCGCCCGGCTAATCGCAATCCGGCCAAAGCTTAAAAACTCGTTGTTCAATTCCAGGGTCAAAAATCCATACAGATAGTGGCTAACCCCTTTAAGCCGCGTATCAATCAACCCTTCGAGGCTGCGCTGCTGCTGTTGAAAGTGTTGAGGCTTGATAAATAGCCCTTCACTCCATACCACGCGATTGCGACTGGCCATCACTCTTCCTTCCTTAGTTCTACTTCACTGTTGCGCAGATGAACCAGCAAGTGATAATTCTCTGAACTGGCTTTCACTTTGACGACTTTCTTCCACTCCGCCTCGTTTGGCTGAGCGTAGAAGGCAATCAAACCGATATAGCGCGTGTCCTCTTCAATGGCGAAGGGTTCATAGAACTTCCACTGGCCGGGTAGCAAGGTGAAGTCGTCATGGGCCAGATAGTTCGTACCCAACGCCGCTTCCAGATCCTCGCTGAGCTGATCCATGTCAGCGGCCATCAACATGGAGTCATCTTTGAGCTGCAAAATTTGAAAGCGCAGTGGCGTCCCTTCACCCTCCCTGTTCGGGTTCACATCGGGTTCTGCGACCATGCTTAAATCGACCAACGTGGGCTGGTCTTCCGGATAGCCCACGGGTATCGAGGGGTCTAGCATGACCTCCCAGGCTT
This window encodes:
- the tssJ gene encoding type VI secretion system lipoprotein TssJ, yielding MSKSKSLGLIGVLVVLLSITGCASTREAAGKAWEVMLDPSIPVGYPEDQPTLVDLSMVAEPDVNPNREGEGTPLRFQILQLKDDSMLMAADMDQLSEDLEAALGTNYLAHDDFTLLPGQWKFYEPFAIEEDTRYIGLIAFYAQPNEAEWKKVVKVKASSENYHLLVHLRNSEVELRKEE